A genomic segment from Neobacillus sp. YX16 encodes:
- a CDS encoding ROK family protein, whose protein sequence is MVTGDASFIKKINRSLIISKIIEHGLISRADLAKITGLNKATISVQAAELLAEELLIETQAEHKNLGRRPIMLSINKQAGFALGIDLDKNTITFTLSDISGTPLHTHSIVMETSDYVLILKWLAKQITIYKEKCSHARYGLIGVVIGIHGIVNNDETIYFVPYHQWHNKDLKTDLQNETGITIFVENNANLCSFAEIVYKHYQSENLLSVSLYSGIGLGIMVNSKLLKGCDGYAGEIGHMIIVPDGLPCRCGNLGCWEQYASESSFVKKLSESHNNIEVTYEHIHQWFIEQDPVTNRLMKDYIKFLSYGLNNIINLYNPEILVINSELLRLYPNALEEIKAHLTSTVGQYRKLQISEFGKNACSMGACALAIKNFLEIKELSLAFEESKTQQEFIPQ, encoded by the coding sequence ATGGTCACCGGAGATGCATCATTTATAAAAAAGATAAATCGATCATTAATCATTAGTAAAATAATTGAACACGGCCTTATATCTCGTGCAGATTTAGCAAAGATTACTGGCCTAAATAAAGCAACCATTTCAGTACAGGCAGCTGAATTATTAGCTGAGGAATTACTTATTGAAACTCAAGCTGAGCATAAGAACCTAGGCAGAAGACCTATTATGCTTTCGATTAACAAACAAGCAGGATTTGCGTTAGGAATTGACCTAGATAAGAATACTATTACTTTTACCTTATCTGATATCAGCGGTACTCCACTGCACACCCATTCAATCGTGATGGAAACGTCTGATTATGTTTTGATTCTAAAATGGTTGGCAAAACAAATTACCATTTATAAAGAGAAATGTTCACATGCACGATATGGCTTAATCGGAGTAGTCATTGGAATACACGGAATCGTAAATAACGATGAAACCATCTATTTTGTCCCTTACCATCAATGGCATAATAAAGATTTAAAAACTGATCTCCAAAATGAAACCGGTATCACTATCTTTGTGGAAAATAACGCTAACTTGTGTTCTTTCGCTGAGATCGTTTATAAACATTATCAAAGTGAAAACTTATTATCTGTTAGTTTGTATTCGGGAATTGGTCTAGGAATTATGGTAAATAGTAAATTACTTAAAGGCTGCGATGGCTATGCAGGCGAGATTGGCCATATGATTATCGTTCCAGATGGTCTTCCCTGCAGATGTGGAAATTTAGGATGCTGGGAACAATACGCCTCTGAATCAAGTTTTGTAAAAAAACTGTCTGAGAGTCATAACAATATAGAGGTAACCTATGAACACATCCATCAATGGTTCATAGAGCAGGATCCAGTCACCAATAGGTTAATGAAGGATTATATAAAGTTTCTATCATATGGACTTAATAATATTATCAACCTCTATAATCCAGAGATTTTAGTGATTAATAGTGAACTGCTTCGATTATATCCGAACGCATTAGAAGAAATTAAAGCACATCTAACATCAACGGTGGGTCAATATCGGAAACTACAGATTTCAGAATTTGGTAAAAATGCTTGCAGTATGGGCGCTTGTGCCTTAGCAATTAAGAACTTTTTAGAAATTAAAGAGTTAAGCTTAGCTTTTGAAGAATCCAAAACTCAACAAGAGTTTATCCCTCAATAA